Proteins found in one Desulfobulbaceae bacterium genomic segment:
- a CDS encoding B12-binding domain-containing radical SAM protein: MDYQGTVIRPPSEAGSIILQVTVGCSHNRCTFCGAYQDESFRYKNPAIIASDLDYAAKYYPRNNRLFLADGDVLTIPQHRLVALMGAIKGKLPSVRRVRLYGNGKSIRSKSLADLLKLRELGLDRIYMGLESGDDGVLSAIKKGNTSKQLIDAVQKVREAGIFLSVTVLLGIAGVDGSAQHAIATAQVLNQMAPNQIAALTVMPIPGTSLANDIAHGRFQLPDELIMLQELKTMVSHITLNKVQFQSNHASNFLPIDCRLSRDKEAVLTRIDQALTGEIPLMPDYMRAL, from the coding sequence GTGGATTACCAGGGAACTGTTATCCGGCCTCCCAGTGAGGCCGGTAGCATTATCCTCCAAGTAACGGTAGGTTGCTCCCATAATCGATGTACGTTCTGCGGGGCATACCAAGATGAGTCTTTTCGCTACAAAAATCCTGCGATCATTGCCAGCGATCTTGATTATGCTGCTAAGTATTATCCGCGCAACAACCGTCTGTTTCTAGCCGACGGGGACGTCTTGACCATCCCGCAGCACCGTCTGGTTGCCCTTATGGGAGCCATCAAGGGGAAATTGCCCTCCGTACGGAGGGTTCGACTCTATGGTAATGGCAAGAGCATTCGATCAAAAAGCCTTGCCGACCTCCTAAAGTTAAGAGAACTCGGTCTTGACCGAATATATATGGGACTGGAAAGCGGAGATGATGGTGTTCTTTCCGCAATCAAGAAAGGCAACACCTCAAAACAATTAATCGACGCTGTTCAGAAAGTGCGGGAGGCAGGAATATTCCTGTCGGTTACCGTCCTCCTGGGAATTGCCGGGGTTGATGGATCTGCTCAACATGCTATTGCCACCGCGCAGGTCTTGAACCAAATGGCGCCCAATCAGATTGCCGCCCTGACTGTTATGCCGATTCCAGGAACCTCATTGGCTAACGATATTGCTCATGGCCGTTTTCAACTGCCAGATGAACTCATCATGCTACAGGAACTAAAGACTATGGTGAGCCACATCACCCTTAACAAGGTTCAGTTTCAGTCGAATCATGCCTCTAATTTCCTGCCCATTGATTGCCGTCTCTCACGAGACAAAGAGGCAGTACTTACCAGGATCGACCAGGCCTTGACCGGTGAGATACCTTTAATGCCAGACTATATGCGTGCCTTGTGA
- the rlmN gene encoding 23S rRNA (adenine(2503)-C(2))-methyltransferase RlmN: protein MNTLPASDNLPYPPATSSEQEGKRKKTDLKNLTLNGIVTFVRSMGEPDFRGRQIFSWIYRPGISSFDQMSDISLTFRSMLQEVATISQLQLETREQSEDGAVKYAFILDDGQHIESVLIPDQDRYTLCVSSQVGCAMSCSFCLTGTMGFKRNLTAAEMVNQIHFVMEELARQGKGRLNNLVFMGMGEPLANLDNLLTALDILLDSRGLNFSDRKITISTCGLVPKMAELGKRTTVNLAISLHAADDETRNKLMPINHSYPLAELLEACRQYPVPKRRRIMIEYLMIDGCNDSVAAARKLVRILHGIPCKINLLPFNECPALPYRCPSRKTIEAFQAILLAAGFTVMIRESRGADISAACGQLALQKTNHAC, encoded by the coding sequence GTGAATACACTACCTGCATCAGACAATCTCCCATATCCCCCAGCAACCAGTTCAGAACAAGAGGGGAAAAGGAAAAAAACCGACCTTAAGAATCTCACACTGAACGGCATTGTTACTTTTGTACGCTCAATGGGAGAGCCAGATTTCAGGGGACGACAGATCTTTTCGTGGATCTACCGACCAGGAATTAGTTCGTTTGATCAGATGAGCGATATATCTCTCACCTTTAGATCAATGTTACAGGAAGTGGCTACCATCAGTCAGCTTCAACTAGAGACACGAGAGCAGTCAGAAGACGGCGCTGTCAAATATGCCTTTATACTTGATGATGGTCAGCATATCGAAAGTGTGCTTATCCCGGATCAGGACCGCTATACCCTCTGTGTCTCATCCCAGGTGGGATGTGCCATGAGCTGCAGCTTTTGCCTGACCGGCACCATGGGGTTCAAACGAAACCTGACTGCAGCAGAAATGGTCAATCAAATCCATTTTGTGATGGAGGAACTTGCCCGCCAAGGCAAAGGGAGACTCAACAATCTGGTGTTCATGGGCATGGGCGAACCCTTGGCCAATCTAGATAATCTATTGACAGCCCTTGATATTCTGCTCGATTCTAGAGGGCTTAATTTTTCCGATCGTAAAATAACAATTTCCACCTGTGGCCTGGTCCCCAAGATGGCAGAACTCGGCAAGCGGACAACGGTCAACTTGGCTATCTCCCTGCATGCTGCTGACGATGAAACCAGAAATAAATTGATGCCGATTAACCACAGTTACCCTCTGGCAGAGTTACTTGAAGCCTGTCGTCAATACCCAGTTCCCAAGCGACGACGGATCATGATTGAGTACTTGATGATTGATGGCTGCAACGATTCGGTTGCAGCCGCCAGAAAACTTGTCAGGATCCTGCACGGCATCCCCTGTAAAATCAACTTGCTGCCTTTTAACGAATGTCCTGCCCTCCCCTATCGTTGCCCATCACGCAAGACTATTGAGGCCTTTCAAGCAATTCTACTTGCTGCTGGTTTCACTGTCATGATCAGAGAAAGTCGGGGAGCGGATATCTCGGCAGCCTGTGGGCAATTGGCTCTACAGAAAACCAATCATGCTTGCTAA
- the murA gene encoding UDP-N-acetylglucosamine 1-carboxyvinyltransferase, translating into MDKLVIEGGQPLYGEITISGAKNAALPLIAATLLAPGKHIVRNVPNLRDTKTIFKLLESFGAVTQLSIDGILTVNSDQITNLEASYDLVKTMRASVLVLGPLLARFGRARVSLPGGCAIGARPIDFHLQALQKMGVRLVLAEGYVDAVVDDSLQGAPIYFDIPSVTGTENILMAAVLAKGTTVIKNAAREPEVGNLIDMLRAMGADIEGKDTDRLTVNGVTRLKATDTYVIPDRIETGTYLIAVGAAGGEVTVKGCRPGHLPSLLDKLRSAGLTVEEGGDSIQVARHGALRSIDIKTMPFPGFPTDLQAQIMALMAMTEGGLSVIHETIFENRFMHVAELLRLGANIKVDGRSAIVKGTGGYTGAKVMATDLRASASLVIAGLAAKGITEISRIYHLERGYDNLAGKLQALGAKINQVRE; encoded by the coding sequence ATGGATAAATTAGTTATTGAGGGTGGCCAACCGCTCTATGGAGAGATCACGATCAGTGGGGCAAAGAACGCTGCCTTGCCTTTAATCGCAGCTACACTCTTGGCACCAGGCAAGCATATTGTCCGCAATGTGCCCAATCTTCGGGATACCAAAACAATTTTCAAGCTCCTGGAATCATTTGGAGCTGTCACTCAATTATCTATAGACGGAATACTTACAGTCAATTCCGACCAGATTACTAATCTTGAAGCCTCATATGACTTGGTCAAGACCATGCGTGCCTCTGTCCTGGTCTTGGGACCACTATTGGCCCGCTTTGGCCGGGCACGGGTTTCGTTGCCAGGGGGGTGCGCCATCGGCGCCAGGCCAATCGATTTCCATCTTCAGGCTTTACAAAAGATGGGGGTTCGCTTGGTTCTTGCTGAGGGGTATGTTGATGCTGTTGTTGATGACTCCTTACAGGGCGCTCCCATTTATTTTGATATTCCCTCGGTTACTGGCACTGAGAATATTCTGATGGCAGCAGTCCTGGCCAAAGGAACTACAGTGATCAAGAATGCCGCTCGCGAACCTGAGGTCGGTAACCTTATCGATATGCTTCGCGCCATGGGCGCTGATATCGAAGGCAAGGATACTGATCGTCTGACGGTTAATGGGGTGACACGACTAAAGGCCACCGATACCTATGTAATTCCAGACCGGATCGAAACTGGTACCTATTTAATTGCAGTTGGGGCTGCCGGTGGTGAGGTGACGGTAAAAGGGTGCCGACCAGGTCATCTCCCCTCTTTGCTCGACAAGTTACGGAGCGCTGGGTTAACTGTCGAGGAGGGAGGGGATAGTATTCAGGTCGCCAGGCATGGCGCGTTGCGAAGTATTGACATTAAGACTATGCCGTTCCCGGGCTTCCCTACCGATCTTCAGGCCCAAATCATGGCACTGATGGCGATGACGGAAGGTGGCCTGTCAGTGATTCATGAAACCATCTTTGAAAACCGATTCATGCATGTAGCTGAACTGCTGAGATTGGGAGCGAATATCAAGGTTGATGGACGAAGCGCTATCGTCAAAGGGACAGGGGGTTATACCGGGGCAAAAGTCATGGCAACCGACCTCAGGGCCAGCGCTTCACTGGTAATTGCCGGGTTGGCAGCCAAAGGAATTACCGAGATATCAAGAATTTACCATTTGGAACGCGGGTATGACAATCTTGCCGGCAAATTACAGGCCCTTGGAGCCAAGATCAATCAGGTGCGCGAATAA
- the prmC gene encoding peptide chain release factor N(5)-glutamine methyltransferase, translated as MTTILTLYHDAVKRLSAAEIMDPETEAVILLRHILNCRRADIFLNGQQTASADVVASVDQIITRRLTKEPLAYIIGNQEFYGRKFVVTPAVLIPRQETELLIDKASLALRAMEDNKKIQILDLGTGSGIIAITLALEHRQISVLAVDRSIDALSVAKANALFLGVSDRILWLNSDWATTLGDCAQFDVLAANPPYVAKCVQSTLQPELIAEPEMALFGGDDGRDEISRIISDSSRLLRPGGVLLMEIGYDQETFVTSAMRDTEAFDEVIVYRDYAGLPRLLNARRKEKQ; from the coding sequence CTGCAGAAATAATGGATCCGGAAACGGAAGCAGTTATTCTTCTGCGTCATATATTAAATTGTAGACGTGCAGATATTTTTCTTAACGGACAGCAAACTGCTTCAGCTGACGTAGTAGCATCAGTTGATCAGATAATCACCAGGCGGTTAACGAAAGAACCATTAGCCTATATTATAGGTAATCAAGAATTTTACGGTAGAAAATTTGTCGTGACCCCGGCAGTGTTAATCCCTCGACAAGAGACAGAACTTCTTATCGACAAAGCAAGTTTGGCTCTCCGGGCCATGGAGGATAACAAAAAAATTCAGATCCTCGACCTCGGCACAGGAAGTGGGATTATTGCCATTACTCTTGCTCTTGAGCATCGGCAGATCAGCGTCCTTGCTGTTGATCGATCAATTGATGCCCTCAGCGTTGCCAAAGCCAATGCGCTCTTTCTCGGAGTATCAGATCGGATTCTTTGGTTAAACTCTGATTGGGCTACCACGCTTGGAGACTGTGCTCAATTTGATGTTCTTGCAGCAAACCCTCCCTATGTTGCCAAGTGTGTTCAATCAACGTTGCAACCGGAACTGATAGCCGAACCTGAGATGGCACTGTTTGGCGGCGATGATGGCAGGGATGAAATCTCAAGGATTATCAGTGACTCTTCTCGATTATTACGTCCTGGCGGAGTACTGTTGATGGAGATTGGGTACGATCAGGAGACGTTTGTGACCTCCGCGATGCGTGATACTGAGGCATTTGACGAAGTGATTGTTTATCGTGACTACGCCGGACTTCCTAGACTTCTTAATGCCAGAAGAAAAGAAAAACAATAA